In Xiphophorus couchianus chromosome 8, X_couchianus-1.0, whole genome shotgun sequence, the following proteins share a genomic window:
- the LOC114150064 gene encoding matrix metalloproteinase-17-like translates to MIPLLLHMRMRNMSPEMLIFLPILCFLPLTGAAPSLATEQLDTGVDWLNKFGYLPPPDPVTGQLQTKEALTKAIKAMQKFGGLKETGVLDQATLGLMKTPRCSLPDMSQAEVTMRRKRSPTPQNKWNKRHLSWRVRTYPKDSALLGRDTVRALMYYALKVWSDIAPLNFHEVAGSNADIQIDFTKADHNDGYPFDGPGGTVAHAFFPGERFTAGDTHFDDDEPWTFRSPDSHGMDLFAVAVHEFGHAIGLVHTSAMESIMRPYYEGPVGDPLKYDLPYEDKVRVWQLYGVRDSVSHTNQPGNPSLTPEPPVLLDLPENRSTVMLARDTPDRCTTHFDAVAQIRGEAFFFKGKYFWRLTREKHLVSLRPAQIHRFWRGLPNNLDSVDAVYERPGDHKIVFFKGLKYWVFKDNIVEEGYPRPISDFGLPMEGVDAAFVWLHNDKTYFFKDKYYWRYDDHLRRMDLGYPKESILWKGLPSQLDDVMRWSDGSTYFFKGKEYWRVPGSDMEVEAGYPRLIAKDWLLCTEMQSDSPDTEAKSTETRVNVHRHPDHAENGYEVCSCTSDTASPLGVRPTLSSLWLLPLLWTLLLSFCSELL, encoded by the exons GACTGGCTGAATAAGTTTGGGTACCTCCCGCCTCCTGACCCAGTGACCGGACAACTTCAGACAAAAGAGGCCTTGACCAAGGCTATTAAAGCCATGCAGAAGTTTGGAGGGCTGAAAGAGACTGGAGTTTTAG ACCAAGCCACATTAGGGTTGATGAAAACACCCAGATGCTCACTGCCAGATATGTCTCAGGCGGAGGTGACAATGCGCAGAAAACGAAGTCCAACTCCTCAAAACAAATGGAATAAGAGGCATCTTTCCTGGAG AGTGAGGACCTACCCAAAGGATTCAGCCCTACTTGGCAGGGACACAGTTAGGGCGCTCATGTACTACGCTTTGAAGGTGTGGAGCGACATTGCACCTCTAAATTTCCATGAGGTGGCCGGCAGCAACGCAGATATTCAGATCGACTTCACTAAAGCAGACCACAATGATGGATACCCCTTCGATGGGCCCGGAGGAACAGTGGCACATGCATTTTTCCCCGGAGAGAGGTTCACTGCTGGGGATACACACTTTGATGACGATGAGCCCTGGACCTTCAGATCACCAg ACTCTCACGGGATGGACCTGTTTGCTGTGGCAGTCCATGAGTTTGGTCACGCCATCGGCCTTGTTCACACCTCAGCCATGGAGTCCATCATGAGACCGTACTACGAGGGTCCTGTAGGGGACCCTCTGAAGTATGATCTACCCTATGAAGACAAAGTACGAGTGTGGCAACTCTACG GTGTCAGAGACTCAGTTTCCCACACAAATCAACCAGGAAACCCCTCTCTTACACCTGAGCCTCCTGTCCTGCTTGATCTTCCTGAAAACAGATCCACTGTTAT GCTAGCACGAGACACCCCAGACAGATGCACCACTCACTTTGATGCAGTGGCCCAGATACGGGGGGAGGCCTTCTTTTTCAAAG GAAAATACTTCTGGCGACTAACGAGGGAGAAGCACCTGGTATCTCTACGACCTGCACAGATCCATCGTTTCTGGAGGGGCCTCCCAAACAATCTGGACAGCGTGGACGCTGTATACGAAAGGCCAGGGGACCACAAAATAGTATTCTTTAAAG GGCTAAAATACTGGGTGTTCAAAGACAATATCGTTGAAGAGGGTTACCCACGTCCAATCAGTGACTTTGGTCTGCCCATGGAGGGTGTGGATGCAGCTTTTGTTTGGCTTCACAACGACAAAACCTACTTCTTTAAGGACAAATACTACTGGCGCTATGACGACCACCTAAGGCGCATGGACCTGGGCTATCCCAAAGAGAGCATCCTCTGGAAAGGGTTGCCATCTCAACTTGATGATGTCATGAGGTGGTCTGATG GCTCAACGTACTTCTTCAAGGGAAAGGAGTACTGGCGAGTGCCTGGCAGCGACATGGAGGTGGAGGCAGGATACCCCCGCCTCATTGCGAAGGACTGGTTGCTCTGCACCGAGATGCAGTCGGACTCTCCGGACACAGAAGCCAAAAGCACGGAGACGAGGGTCAACGTGCACAGGCACCCAGACCATGCAGAGAATGGATACGAGGTGTGCTCCTGCACCTCTGACACCGCCTCGCCTTTGGGCGTCCGGCCCACCCTGTCATCACTATGGCTACTGCCGCTTCTGTGGACGCTTTTACTAAGCTTCTGCTCTGAACTGCTATGA